In a genomic window of Punica granatum isolate Tunisia-2019 chromosome 6, ASM765513v2, whole genome shotgun sequence:
- the LOC116210730 gene encoding GEM-like protein 5: MSATPEGSHPHKESTSPKATEAEAREVSYPPAEDTKKWGTHVMGPPAAPSAHPDNQKAATWNAGDHQQILQPYVRYDPVEKPSNNPFEPVIDMFNSWSKKAETIARNIWHNLKTGHSVSEAAWGKVNLTAKAITEGGFEPLFRQIFGTDPNESLKKTFACYLSTSTGPVAGTLYLSTARVAFCSDRPLSFTAPSGQETWSYYKVSIPFVNISAANPVVMKENPPEKYIQVVTTDGHDFWFMGFVSFEKALHHLLESVSNARAAYPVTTQ, encoded by the exons ATGTCGGCAACTCCTGAAGGTTCACACCCCCACAAGGAATCGACTTCTCCGAAGGCTACAGAGGCCGAGGCCCGAGAAGTATCATACCCGCCTGCCGAGGACACCAAGAAATGGGGAACCCATGTTATGGGGCCGCCTGCAGCGCCCTCCGCACACCCGGACAACCAGAAGGCCGCAACGTGGAATGCCGGGGACCACCAGCAGATCCTCCAGCCCTATGTCCGGTACGACCCCGTGGAGAAGCCCAGCAACAACCCGTTCGAGCCCGTTATTGACATGTTCAACTCCTGGAGCAAGAAGGCGGAGACTATAGCCCGCAATATCTGGCACAATC TTAAAACAGGGCACTCTGTTTCTGAGGCGGCTTGGGGAAAGGTGAACCTTACGGCCAAAGCTATAACCGAAGGGGGATTCGAGCCCCTCTTCAGGCAGATATTCGGGACCGATCCAAACGAGAGCCTCAAGAAGACATTCGCTTGCTACCTCTCGACATCCACCGGCCCAGTCGCTGGAACCCTCTACCTATCGACTGCCCGTGTGGCTTTCTGCAGCGACCGCCCCTTGTCCTTCACTGCTCCTTCTGGACAGGAGACTTGGAGCTACTATAAG GTTTCAATTCCGTTCGTGAACATCTCGGCAGCGAATCCGGTGGTTATGAAGGAGAATCCGCCAGAGAAGTACATTCAGGTTGTGACCACGGACGGCCATGACTTCTGGTTCATGGGATTTGTCAGCTTCGAGAAGGCTTTGCATCACCTGCTAGAGAGCGTCTCGAATGCCCGAGCAGCGTACCCAGTTACAACCCAGTAG
- the LOC116210728 gene encoding uncharacterized protein LOC116210728, producing the protein MAPSAVLGPPELYSRTSGVHSAAATSGDAFVDLMVVEFNKFSTRTEPPRGFTENYSATYLSSGNPCLDFFFHIVPDTPPESLAERLALAWSHNPLTTLKLMCNLRGVRGTGKSDKEGFYRAALWLFRNHPRTLACNVGAFADFGYFKDLLEILYRLLEGPDVRRIQKEEWLQRKGGRKRRAMSLMRRRHFAKPGRKKKEESEKSNSSIPREEDCVAKAMARSKQEEEKARDLRREKKIAMARKLIERYNRDSDFRFLYDKISEHFAQSLRKDLEFLHSGEINKIGLAAKWCPSIDSSFDRSILLCESIAKLIFQRESYPEYDGVEEAHYVYRVRDRLRKEVLVPLQKVLELPEVYMGANDWGSIPYNRVASVAMKLYKGKFMKHDKQRFQEYLDMVKSGKAKIAAGALLPHEIIASLNDGEEDVREVAELQWKRMVDDLLKSGKLENCIAVSDVSGSMTGIPMEVSVALGILVSELSKDPWKGKVITFSESPQLHLIKGDDLAAKTQFVRNMDWGGSTNFQKVFDLILEVAKKGKLSSDQIVKRVIVFSDMEFDQASRDPWETDYQVIKRKFREAGYEDAAPQIVFWNLRNSRSTPVSGTQEGVALVSGFSKNLLNLFLDKDGQIDPELVMLEAISGEEYQKLVVMD; encoded by the coding sequence ATGGCCCCTTCAGCTGTTCTCGGCCCTCCGGAACTCTACTCCCGAACCTCGGGAGTGCACTCTGCGGCTGCAACCTCTGGCGATGCCTTTGTCGACCTGATGGTGGTGGAGTTCAACAAATTTTCCACACGCACCGAGCCGCCGAGGGGCTTCACTGAGAACTACTCCGCCACCTACCTCTCCTCCGGCAACCCATGCCTCGACTTCTTCTTCCACATCGTGCCCGACACCCCGCCCGAGTCCTTGGCCGAGCGGCTTGCCCTGGCCTGGTCCCACAATCCCCTCACGACACTTAAACTGATGTGCAACCTCCGCGGGGTCCGTGGGACTGGGAAGTCCGACAAGGAAGGCTTCTACAGGGCGGCGTTATGGCTCTTTAGGAACCACCCGAGGACGCTCGCGTGCAATGTCGGGGCCTTTGCTGATTTTGGCTATTTCAAGGATCTGCTGGAGATCCTCTACCGCCTTCTCGAGGGCCCAGATGTGAGGCGGATTCAAAAGGAGGAGTGGCTGCAACGCAAGGGTGGGAGAAAGAGGAGAGCAATGTCTCTGATGAGGCGCAGACATTTTGCTAAACCTGGTAGGAAGAAAAAGGAGGAGTCCGAGAAATCAAACTCTTCCATTCCGAGGGAGGAGGATTGTGTCGCAAAGGCAATGGCCAGGTCGAagcaagaagaagagaaggcaAGAGATCTCAGGAGGGAAAAGAAGATCGCCATGGCCAGAAAACTGATCGAACGGTACAATCGGGACAGTGATTTCCGCTTCCTCTATGATAAAATCTCTGAGCATTTTGCCCAGTCCTTGAGGAAGGATTTGGAGTTCCTCCACTCGGGTGAGATAAATAAGATTGGGCTCGCCGCCAAGTGGTGCCCCTCGATCGACTCTTCATTCGACCGATCCATCCTCCTATGCGAGAGCATAGCGAAGCTAATTTTCCAACGTGAGTCGTACCCAGAGTACGACGGCGTTGAGGAGGCACATTACGTGTATAGAGTCCGTGATAGACTGAGGAAGGAGGTACTTGTGCCACTGCAAAAGGTCCTGGAACTGCCCGAAGTGTACATGGGCGCGAATGACTGGGGCTCAATCCCGTACAACCGTGTCGCCTCCGTGGCGATGAAACTTTACAAGGGCAAGTTCATGAAGCATGACAAGCAGCGGTTTCAGGAGTACCTGGACATGGTGAAGTCAGGAAAGGCGAAAATTGCTGCCGGCGCTCTGCTCCCCCACGAAATTATAGCATCCCTAAATGACGGGGAAGAAGACGTCAGGGAGGTAGCTGAGCTCCAGTGGAAGAGAATGGTGGATGACCTTCTAAAATCCGGGAAGCTCGAGAATTGTATTGCTGTTTCTGATGTCTCAGGTAGCATGACGGGGATCCCTATGGAGGTCTCCGTTGCGCTTGGGATCCTGGTCTCGGAGCTGAGCAAAGATCCGTGGAAGGGGAAGGTGATCACGTTCAGCGAGAGTCCTCAGCTCCACTTGATCAAGGGAGATGATCTGGCTGCAAAGACGCAGTTCGTGAGGAACATGGACTGGGGAGGCAGCACCAACTTTCAGAAGGTGTTTGATCTGATACTCGAGGTGGCAAAGAAGGGGAAGCTGAGTTCCGATCAGATCGTGAAGCGGGTGATCGTGTTTAGCGACATGGAGTTCGACCAGGCGTCACGGGACCCCTGGGAGACCGACTATCAAGTGATCAAGAGGAAGTTTAGGGAGGCAGGCTATGAAGATGCGGCTCCACAGATTGTGTTCTGGAACCTGAGGAACTCTAGGTCCACTCCTGTGAGC